The Lycium ferocissimum isolate CSIRO_LF1 chromosome 1, AGI_CSIRO_Lferr_CH_V1, whole genome shotgun sequence genome includes a region encoding these proteins:
- the LOC132058112 gene encoding F-box protein At5g03100-like: MDRLSDLPEPILIHILSMLPDDGKQVVRTSVLSTRWRFIWMSVLVSLDFNHSSKKGIADFIASVHRELYYWRSCDKIRRFNVYLHSYDECYAKDVDLWLHFATTKVEDFFRLGIRNDKNYEFPQFAYKIASLRNLELWQCQLNPRGSVHWSSLVSLSFGFMNLTESVMKKVLSGCPNLECLELHNFRGIHRLEISSVKLRELSIECYYNDNHDLWLEIIAPHIQTLGLSGLCNEIRIRQRNVASLVTAILYLDFDVKGKERNLEKECSFLKELLQSVAHVENLQLNTWGIECLSILELKGWRSPPSSWKFLELGATLNQLEFPGICSFLQSSSDLETLVISWYGYNHKSRELLSKYINEDEQSRRFETHYFNCSLLHLKTIKFIDYFGPLSKYKSALPLVKYLLKHAIVLEKFVVTARIKRNVASQDYVKMEQEFLSFPRSSPHASVIFSY; the protein is encoded by the exons ATGGACCGACTCAGCGATTTGCCAGAGCCAATTCTAATTCACATACTCTCTATGTTGCCCGATGATGGTAAACAAGTTGTTAGAACCAGTGTATTGTCTACGCGATGGAGGTTTATTTGGATGTCCGTTCTGGTATCACTTGATTTCAATCATTCTAGCAAAAAGGGAATTGCTGATTTCATTGCTTCCGTCCATAGAGAACTTTATTATTGGAGGTCTTGCGATAAAATCCGGAGATTCAATGTGTATCTCCATAGTTACGACGAGTGTTATGCTAAAGATGTTGATTTATGGCTACATTTTGCTACTACTAAAGTCGAAGATTTTTTTAGACTTGGTATTAGGAATGACAAAAACTATGAGTTTCCTCAGTTTGCATATAAAATTGCGTCGCTGAGGAATTTGGAATTATGGCAATGCCAACTGAACCCTCGTGGTAGTGTTCATTGGAGTAGTCTCGTTTCTCTTTCATTTGGGTTCATGAACTTGACGGAAAGTGTCATGAAAAAGGTATTATCTGGTTGCCCTAACTTGGAGTGCTTGGAATTGCATAATTTTAGGGGCATTCATCGTCTGGAAATTAGCTCTGTGAAGCTGAGAGAATTGAGCATAGAATGTTACTACAATGATAATCATGACCTTTGGCTTGAAATAATAGCCCCGCATATACAAACACTGGGACTTTCGGGGTTGTGCAATGAGATACGAATAAGACAGAGAAATGTGGCATCACTTGTTACTGCAATTCTTTatttggattttgatgttaaGGGTAAAGAACGCAACTTGGAGAAGGAGTGTAGCTTTTTGAAGGAACTTCTTCAAAGCGTTGCCCATGTCGAGAATCTTCAATTGAATACCTGGGGCATCGAG TGCCTGTCCATCCTTGAGTTGAAAGGGTGGCGGTCTCCACCATCAAGCTGGAAATTCTTAGAACTTGGCGCAACCTTAAATCAGTTGGAGTTTCCTGGAATTTGCAGCTTTCTACAGAGTTCATCGGATCTTGAGACATTGGTCATTAGCTGGTACGGGTACAATCACAAATCAAGA GAATTACTATCGAAGTACATAAATGAGGATGAACAGAGCAGGAGGTTTGAGACACATTATTTTAACTGCTCATTGCTACATCTAAAGACCATCAAGTTCATTGACTATTTTGGACCACTAAGTAAATATAAGTCAGCGCTACCATTGGTAAAATATTTGCTCAAGCATGCAATCGTGCTAGAAAAGTTCGTTGTTACTGCCAGAATCAAAAGGAATGTTGCGTCTCAGGATTATGTTAAAATGGAACAGGAGTTCCTAAGCTTTCCAAGATCCTCTCCACACGCTTCAGTTATCTTTTCTTATTGA